CTGCTTATCCATTCGTTGATGGTTGGCGGCCTGAAATCAATTTGGGGTGAGGCGGTAACATCCCAGTCTACCTGGAAATCCACTTTTTCAAAACTTCCTTTTTTTGATCCGACGAAAAGCGACGCGTGAATTTTAGAATCGCTATGCAGCTTTGCAATAGCCTGATTTAATTTTTCCTGGTTGAGGCTGATAAGTAAGTCCATGTTTTGATTTGATGATAAGGTTTAGATTCTAAACTCTTCTTTTTTTGGGCCCGGGCTGCCTGTTCGCGACAGCCTTTTTGCCTATTGATTACAGCTCAAAACTATGCTGAATGCGGGCCGGCCGCAGGGGTGAAAACAGCTTATTTAAAGGGGATTTAAGGGTGGAATAAAGGTTGATTAAGGGGAGTTTGGAGGAGGCGAAAGTACTGTCGCATTTTCTTGCGCTCATCTGTGATGAGTGCAAGATAGTTTCCGGGCCCGGTCCGCTACTTGCTATATACCGTAAGCAGCGGCACGCACTCACGATATATCGTCATCAAAAAGTCACACAAAATCACAAAATACTCAATATCAACACTTTAAAACAATGGCATATACATTGGACAAATCATGGCACATCAAATTACAAATCACTAAAAAACAATATTTTAACCTTAAAACTCTTTATTATGCCAAACGCTTTATCAACATTCGGAGCCATTCATACCGCAATCAGCATTGTGGGAGTAGCGGTAGGATTTATGGCCTTGTTCCAGGATGGAAAGATCAGCCCAAAATCAAAAAACGGGAAACTGTATGCAGTATTTACCGTGCTGGCCTGCCTGTCGTCATTCCTGGTAATGAAAACCGGGCACCTCAGCAGTGCGCACAACCTGTCAATCCTCATCCTTATTTTACTGCCTATTGTTTATTACGCGCCTGCTTTACGCATATTTGGTGGCAAAGCCGATTATGTGCAAACCGTGGGCATGACAGCTACATTATTCTTTTCGCTTGTTCCGGCTGTGGTAGAAACGCTTACCCGCCTCCCGGTTGAACAACCTTTGGCCGACGGTCCCGATTCGCCGGTTGTTAAAACGGGCTTGCTCTCGCTGGTTACCATATTCACCGTGGTGATGATTTACCAGGCCATTAAATTGCACAAACAACGCAAGGCAGCCCTGAGCCCATCTATGTAATTTTTTCTATCGGTATATTTATTGGTTGAGGTCTTCCTGGTTTGGGGAGGCCTTTTTTATTTTCCCACCATTGCGGCCAGCTTACATCAATGGCAAAAGCCTCAAAAATGTAATGCGGGCAGCGGCACCATCTGTATCCGTATAATTTAATACAAGGTTTGGCCCGGTAATTTTATAGGTGGCCTGCTGAAAAATTTTAATGTTAGATGGCTCTTTGCTTAATACGGCTCCCTGCTGATTTATTGTTTTTTCGGTTATCGATATTTTTAAACTGTCGCCCTGGGTTCTGAACCGGCCGCTGTATACGGTATCTGTTGTTTCTCCATCAGCATAGGGCAGCTTGCGCGTTGCAACTGTACTATCCGAAAAAAAGTAAATATGTGTGCGTTGTTCACCTGTTTTCAAAGAAGTATACCAATCGCCCATGATTGATTTTACCGGTTCGGGCGGTTGCGGCTTATCTTTTTTGCACGCACTAAGGCATGTAGAAAACATGCCGGCAAGCAGCAAAAGGTTAATTGTTTTTTGTGATGATGGGATAGGTGTTTTCATAAACTTACAAAGTTTATAATTATTACGCATCAGGCGTATCAATCGCTACAGTTTTAAAAAATATTAAAACAAGGAGGTTGCACTATCAAACAACAGCTTGTAGCAGGTATCCGGATCCCGGGCCGTTTACCTGTATTTTCGGGCAAAAATTAGCGTTCCAATTTTCAAAAAAAAGGTGTTCCAATTTTAAAAACGGGTGTTCCACTTTTGTTTTTTAAAAAATATAACTAATTGATTATCAACACTAATATGTTCCAATTTAATAAATCAACATTTTCAACAAAATGCAACTATTTGATTATCAAGTATTTTTATTTTTAAAAAATACGCAAGTGTTCCACCTAAAAAAGTGGAACACCGGAACAAAAACAGAGCAAATACAAAAAAAGACTGCCGGCCGGCAGTCTTTTTCATACGCTATATAATGATTAAATTAATCGGCTTTGCTTACCCTACCCGATCCGGCATAGCGGGTTTCGCCAATAGTTGCCGAACCTGAATACACCACGCTGCCCGAACCTGCTATGCGGGCCGACACCTTTTTGCTGGCCATAATATTTACGTCGCCAGAGCCTGCAATTGAAGCCTCCACAGTTTCGGTACTTAACGATTTACCGTTGATTTGCCCCGAACCGCTAATGTGGCAATCGGCCATGCCGGTACTACCTTTAACATCAATCGAACCTGATCCGCTGATCCTCAGATCAAGTGTGCCTGATTTAACGGCTGTTTTAATATTGCCCGATCCGCTTAAGGCTATTTTAGCATTCTCGGCAGTCATCACACCATCAACAGTGGCATTACCCGAACCGCTGTTGGCCAAATAACCCACAGTTTTTGCCGAGATATAAATATTAGCCCGCTGAATGTTGCGGTGGTTTTTCCAGTGATCTTTAAACTC
The sequence above is a segment of the Mucilaginibacter celer genome. Coding sequences within it:
- a CDS encoding head GIN domain-containing protein; translated protein: MKKIICSMMASLLVVAVAFTASAQTVTRNVSGYNGIACGGPFNVFIKIDGTEGVKLDVDANIVDDIKTEVENGILKVEFKDHWKNHRNIQRANIYISAKTVGYLANSGSGNATVDGVMTAENAKIALSGSGNIKTAVKSGTLDLRISGSGSIDVKGSTGMADCHISGSGQINGKSLSTETVEASIAGSGDVNIMASKKVSARIAGSGSVVYSGSATIGETRYAGSGRVSKAD